In the Drosophila virilis strain 15010-1051.87 chromosome 4, Dvir_AGI_RSII-ME, whole genome shotgun sequence genome, CAACTGCTTCTGGCGTCTGAATGTCGGCACCTATGCCGTAGTAGGTCAGTGTGTCCTTATACGGGATTTGTTTCCAGACCTCTACGATATCATCTATCTCCATATTAACAGGCCGCTCACAGCAGTTTTTTTCAGCTGCTTCTGATAACCATTGACTTGTAAGCTCAGAACCACACAGAGATATTGGCGGCAAGATGGAAGGATAATTTTCATCCTCACAGTAGCTAAAGGTCTTGCAGTTCCGAATCCTAATCAAATCATATGGCGTCAAGTGAGAGGAGTCAACTATTCTTTGGGATTGTTTCCCTTCCTTTTTCAATATTCTAGTATTCATAATATCATAAAACTGGTCGCCTTATAAAATCTGAAATTTTAAAAACCAATATTTTGCAAATAGTACATTACTTAAATTTTGGGTTGATTCGATTCAAACCATTTTACACATGATACTGAAAGGTTACAAAAGTAAAAGTCTAGGCAAATATATTATCTACAAGCATTGAGCCCCTAGCCTACTAAATATGAGAAATTATTATCCTTAGCAATAGGCCCAAATTCCTACCTATCATTATAATACTACTATATCTTCTGAAACAAAGTAGTAGTACATACTGAGTACTTAGACAACTCATCTGTGGGTGTTTTGGCAAAAGAAGAACAACATACTGATTTACTCAATGGGATCGAAACATATTAGGCACACTTTCAAGTTAACACCGAGAAAATATCCAAGTTACACCAGTTCGCAATTCTGCTAGACACCCACTTCTTAGACAGACACAAATTGACTTTGTATATTCTTCCATTGAGAATGATCTCTAAAGGCAGTCACAAAAACGCCTACATATACGACGCCTCAGATCCTCTACATTGAATATCAGCTCATTCTTTACAATGCAATGTTTGGGTCCAAGCATTTTTTGCAGCTTCTGCATGGCATCCAAGCACTCGCAGTACTCCCCTAATTTTGGGTTCCGACAGAAGAAATTGTCGCACACAATACCATCGCACTTGTGTTGAGGAGCGTGGTACTCGGGCTTCCGCCACTTGAGATATTCGCGATGGCACATCCGTTTGTAGTAATCCCGAAGCTGCCGGCGCTTCTCTTCCTGCTTCAGTTGACGAATTAGTGGGGTGTCCGACTCCTTCTGTCGCCGTTTCATGAATTCACAAATTTCACAGGGACAGTCATTGACCGGATCACACGGGTCTGTTACAGGTGGAACTCGTTTGGGTTTTTGAGGTTTTTTTGGATGTCTTTTGGGTGGTTTTTTCTTTCCTTCAGTTGGTTTTTCAGGCCTCATCGGCTGCTTAGGCAGTTCAGGCCTAGTGCTTGGAACGGGAGTTGGTGGCTGCTGATCTTCAGGTACAATTTCAGGCTGTTCTGTTGGGGGAGGCTCTACTTCAGGTGTTTTTTTGCCCGGTTTGTCTGGCTTCTGTGGAAACTTGCCTTCTTTAGCGGGTTTCTTTTCTTCAGGGGGGTAGTCTGCTTCCGAGGTGCCACTAGGCGCAGGTTTTTCCTTAACTGGCTTTTGAGGTTTTTCCTTAACTGGCTTTTCAGGTTTTTCCTTTTCGggtttttcctctttttcttTCACTGGTTTGACTGGTTTTTCTTTGATCGGTTTTTCTTTGACTGGTTTTTCTGGAGGCTCTGGCTGCTTTCCATCGCCAGTTTCAGTACCCACCAACGAGGGAGGTTTGGGTATTTTTGGCTTATGCCCCACTGGTTTTTCAGGAGCACCATCTGGGACTTGGGGAGGGCGACGGTGAATACCTTTTTCAGGAACACGCGAGCCTCCATGACTAGGAACCTCCGGAGCATGTTTTGCGGGAGGCATACAGCACTTTTCATAATAATCACACAGTGGGTCCTTGTCCTCAGTTTCAAAGCAGGTCACTAGGTGTGAGTATAGCTCATCGTAGTTTCTAGGCTCAGGCTCCCCTTTCTCCATCTCTTCAATCTCCTTCTCAAAGGCCGCTTCAATCGGCTTGGGATCTTGCTTGTATTTTCTCCATTCATAGTCCGTGCATTTATTCTCCGGAATATGACATTGTAATTCGCAATATTTGTGCTTGCGCCTAAGCCCGTGCTTGGGCTTTGGAACTGGTCGGTCCATATCGAGGGCACTTGTGAGAGCAACTTTGGGTTGGCTTTCGAGAAACGGATGCTCAGTTTCTGTCGGTTTGGGGCAGTGCAATAAGGTGAATGCCTCGCTTGGATCCAGTTTTTTTTGTACTGTGGGCATATTGGTCACCTTTGCCTGCAGCAACTGACGATTGAGCAAAAATTTCCCACAGGGCCATGAGGTATATGGCATGATCTGCGGTTTTGTGGCCTCGGGCTTGCGCGATGCAGGCTTCACTGCAGTTGCCTTTTCGAGAGATCTTGCGATCACCCTATTGAACATTAATGCCTCCGGTTGGGGATGGGCCGACGCCACGCCGTAATAGCTCAGCGTCTGCTTATTTGGGCTTTCTCTCCAGACGTCCATGACATCGTCCTGCTCCATATCAAAGTATCGTCCGCAGCCAGCGTCCTCAACCACATCGGCTAACCACTCAGCTGTCTGCGTAGTACTGCACTGGGATATTGGCGGCTTGATGCTGGGATAAGTCTCGCACTTGAGAATCTTGAACGTCTTGCAGTTCTGCATTCGCATGAAATCGTAGGGAGTCACTTTGCTCCAGTCAAGCATATTGTTGATACCCCTTTCGGGGGTATTTTGTGTTTGCTGTCTTCGCTGATTGTTCATTTTGCATAGatgaaacatatttttgccTGTCCCagttaaaacatttttcgaCACGAGTTCCGCGTTTTCAATGGTtgaacttttatattttctattcaACAATTGAGTATCCACGCATCCACAGCCGTTAGCATCCATCGTTTTTGAAAACCAAGCAATCGTCTTGCTGGGATTACACTGGGATACTGGCGGCCTGATGCTTGGATACATTTCACTCTTTCGAAACTTATAGCCTTTGCAGTTTTGCATTCGCATTACATCGTAGGGAGTTAACTGGGCCAAATTCGGTATCTTCTGGGTGGGCTCTTCTTGCGAAAGAGGTGCTGATTGCTGCCTACGCATTTTGTTGCGATGCACTTTGATGgactttgaataaaataattttttttttttaatttctctgTTCAAAAATTTTGTAACATTTTTCTACACGACTAGCAAAATCtcaaaacgaaatgaaatcaTGACGAAATATATCGAAATAttggatatttatatatatacatatatatatacatttgtccTATTTCGTTAAAACCATTAGTAAATTAGTAATGAAATGCGGCATTGGAACCGTCGTAAATTTATAAGAGTCGGGCCTGAGCAACCCTTTCCATGCATAGTTAGCTAAAGAGGGCTCTTAACATTTAAATACCGAGCCAGCGTCATAGAATTTGCCGGTACCAGTACAGATACAGGCGTCAGCTGAGTAGAACCTACCCAAATAAAACTTTGAGAGGAACGTGTGAAGCAATTAAGATAATCACCATAGTCATTTCCGCTTTGCGCTTCCTGCAGTGCCCGTGAAATCTCCTGGCAAGGACGAAAATCCTCCAGCTGTACCTGTGTcgcactctctccctctctttctttgTCTGTCTCCTTGGCTGGCTGTTACATTATTCAGGACGACAAATTGGCTcgatttagtttttagttaaaAGCAAATTATGACGCTCTAACGGCGGCGCATTCAGGACCCGCGAAAAGCACTCGTGGGGTTACGGGCAGGAGGTGgcagttttcattgcctttttaTGGCCCAACGCCAAGCGTGCGGCCACCAGGCTGATGTTAAAGTGAATGACGCTTTAATTGCCACAGCCTGCCACGTGATAGCCGTTGAGCAGCTGCCCGTCAAGCACCCCCTTGTGGTGTGTCAATCAGCTTACTGCAAAAGTCAAAAAGTGCCCTTGGCTCAATGGACGCATGACCGTAGGATCAAGGGTTAAGAACGTACTTGGACGGCAAAAGCTCATTATTGGCTCCATTTTGCATTCATGCTGCTTTCACCTGTTCTGTTATTCTGTTGGCCTTTGATTGGGCTACAGCCGAACCGATTGTAATCGCTTTTGACAGCAGCCAAAGCCCGTTATGCAGTGTCGAGTTATTGATGCCATCTTATAGAGAATTCAATCCAATTGCTGGCTGGGCCGCCTAAGGTCAAGGTTGAGTTCAATCCGTAACCCGTCTCTGCTCAGCTAACAGCTATTTCACCAAAAATGGATCTTTATGATCTACGAATTTCCTAGAAGCGTTTATTTTTACtagtaattaatttgttattagGATATTCACAAACCAAGATACTAACCCTAACTTTGCAAGTCTACTTTTACCTACTATACCCGAGTGTGGGtctgtttttaaaaatatcgtTATCTAATggttgaaattttaaaaagttgaTGTATTAATCATAAAGAGACGCTGGTCTGTATATAGAGTTTCTTATTGTTTATAAAGTCAACAAATTGAAAcgatataaaattaaattgcgcCACACAAAACCCTATTTACGCAATGTCCAGATTCATCATTTgctaaaatagaaaataaccGCTGTTCCATAAGTCTTTATAAACCACAATTCTTTTACTCCGTTCCCATTTTATGCATTATTCAATAAGACAAACAGGATGATTCAGATTCAGGTACTCTTTTCCAACTCGGCTATATCAAGAGAAAACCAtagtatgcatgtatgttttTGTGAGTCAAATGGTGAGAATTTTGTTGAAGGACATACATTTGTAAAGCGTATTAATGTGTgacgcatatacatatatattctagatcagcatcaagagCGGAGCTGATAGAGCCATTTCCTTTTGTCTGCAAGTGCGAGGTAACAGTTCGAAACAtctttgatttattttcttttcatttttttttttttctaaaatttCCAAGTTTCTTTTTATGCTCCGATATTCTTAGCATTAAATTGTCGGAGCTGTTTCAGCTCTTTTCAATCCTTTAATTTAAAGGCTTTCAGTCAGATTTGATATAATTTTGCTTGAACACAgcttaatattaatttgtgtttgcgcacatatatttatttaaattccttGTATATAAACCTTTGAATCACAGCCTGCTGTTTACATGCTTACTATTTGCAGCGGgtttatattgaaaatactTACCTGATATGGTCCAATAAGGAGAGCTCAAATATCTAAATACTCATCATATGCAAACAGCGCACACCACATATTTTCCAGTGGCATTTGTCCGTAGTTATCCAGCAGTTTGTCAAATGTGCTAAGGTCGGCAGCTCTACGGGAGGGCTGACAGGCACATAAGCCCACACACAGAGTCAGTTTGGCTTACTGTAAATATCAAGGCATGACTTGCCCCAAAGTTAATGCCAAATTCATGCTGCTGCCAACACACAGCCCCTAGCTCCTAGCTCCGCCCGTTTCATGtgagtgtgttagtgtgtgtgtcatGCATTTTAAAGGGCGCTGATAATCCTGAAGCTGATTTTGGATTTGTCATTAAACGCCCAGCGGGGCGACAACAATGAAGTCCACGGATAAgacactgccactgccacagcaACCGCCGCTCGATCGATGCAACTGCCACTCAGAGCCAGTGCAACAGACGACGGACGGGGACAGCTGCTAAACTGACAACAAAGCCAAAACTAATACCGACGCTTGCCTCGCCAAACAGTCGCTTGTCCTGTCATTCTTTTCCCCGCCTCTTCCTTTTCGCAATCTCTATCTCCATTTCTCCCTATTTCACTTTTGTAGAGCATGTTGCGTGATTATCTGGCTATCGGGCTGATTTACATTTAGCCTAGTTGGGTTAATATactcttgcagagggtattttaAACTTGTCACATAAAGTGTG is a window encoding:
- the LOC6628833 gene encoding sterile alpha motif domain-containing protein 15 — protein: MRRQQSAPLSQEEPTQKIPNLAQLTPYDVMRMQNCKGYKFRKSEMYPSIRPPVSQCNPSKTIAWFSKTMDANGCGCVDTQLLNRKYKSSTIENAELVSKNVLTGTGKNMFHLCKMNNQRRQQTQNTPERGINNMLDWSKVTPYDFMRMQNCKTFKILKCETYPSIKPPISQCSTTQTAEWLADVVEDAGCGRYFDMEQDDVMDVWRESPNKQTLSYYGVASAHPQPEALMFNRVIARSLEKATAVKPASRKPEATKPQIMPYTSWPCGKFLLNRQLLQAKVTNMPTVQKKLDPSEAFTLLHCPKPTETEHPFLESQPKVALTSALDMDRPVPKPKHGLRRKHKYCELQCHIPENKCTDYEWRKYKQDPKPIEAAFEKEIEEMEKGEPEPRNYDELYSHLVTCFETEDKDPLCDYYEKCCMPPAKHAPEVPSHGGSRVPEKGIHRRPPQVPDGAPEKPVGHKPKIPKPPSLVGTETGDGKQPEPPEKPVKEKPIKEKPVKPVKEKEEKPEKEKPEKPVKEKPQKPVKEKPAPSGTSEADYPPEEKKPAKEGKFPQKPDKPGKKTPEVEPPPTEQPEIVPEDQQPPTPVPSTRPELPKQPMRPEKPTEGKKKPPKRHPKKPQKPKRVPPVTDPCDPVNDCPCEICEFMKRRQKESDTPLIRQLKQEEKRRQLRDYYKRMCHREYLKWRKPEYHAPQHKCDGIVCDNFFCRNPKLGEYCECLDAMQKLQKMLGPKHCIVKNELIFNVEDLRRRICRRFCDCL